From a single Polynucleobacter asymbioticus QLW-P1DMWA-1 genomic region:
- the queF gene encoding NADPH-dependent 7-cyano-7-deazaguanine reductase QueF (Catalyzes the NADPH-dependent reduction of 7-cyano-7-deazaguanine (preQ0) to 7-aminomethyl-7-deazaguanine (preQ1) in queuosine biosynthesis), with protein MATLPLGQSTQYPDQYDPSLLFPIPRTENRAKLGLKEGQALPFVGIDIWNAFELSWLNQKGKPQIALAEFQIPADSPNMIESKSFKLYLNSLNSARFEDEGQVKDRLITDLSAVAGSKVATRIHSTEAVSKKGMQEMSGILMDRLDIEIDPHLPADPSLLGVNESFGPIEQCLVSHLLKSNCPVTGQPDWASVQIRYQGRPILEEGLLRYLIGFRQLGEFHEHCVETIFTDIKRQCKPEKLSVYARYTRRGGLDINPFRTDHNSPWPENTRHARQ; from the coding sequence ATGGCCACATTACCTCTCGGACAATCTACGCAATATCCGGATCAATATGATCCAAGCTTACTATTCCCAATTCCCCGCACTGAAAACCGCGCGAAACTAGGGCTTAAAGAGGGACAAGCATTGCCGTTTGTGGGCATTGATATTTGGAATGCATTTGAGTTGAGTTGGCTTAATCAAAAAGGTAAACCACAAATAGCACTAGCTGAGTTCCAGATCCCAGCTGACTCACCCAACATGATTGAGTCCAAATCATTCAAGCTTTATCTCAACAGCCTAAACAGTGCTCGCTTTGAAGATGAGGGTCAAGTCAAAGATCGCCTCATCACGGACTTATCTGCAGTTGCCGGCAGCAAGGTCGCCACTCGTATTCATTCGACTGAAGCCGTTTCAAAAAAGGGAATGCAAGAAATGAGTGGCATTCTGATGGATCGTCTTGATATTGAGATAGATCCACATCTCCCGGCTGACCCTAGCCTACTGGGTGTGAATGAGTCTTTTGGTCCGATTGAACAATGCCTCGTTTCCCATTTACTGAAATCCAATTGCCCCGTTACAGGACAGCCTGATTGGGCCAGCGTGCAGATTCGTTATCAAGGTAGGCCCATTCTCGAGGAAGGTCTATTGCGTTACTTAATTGGCTTTAGGCAATTAGGAGAATTTCATGAGCATTGCGTTGAGACCATCTTTACCGATATCAAGCGTCAGTGCAAACCAGAAAAGCTTTCTGTATATGCACGCTACACCAGACGTGGCGGCTTAGATATTAATCCCTTCCGAACCGATCACAACTCCCCATGGCCAGAAAATACTCGCCATGCGCGCCAATAA
- the ilvA gene encoding threonine ammonia-lyase, biosynthetic, giving the protein MATNYLKKILSARVYDVARETELQVAPELTRRLGNQVLLKREDNQPVFSFKLRGAYNKMAHLPLEALKRGVIAASAGNHAQGVALSAAKMKCKAVIVMPVTTPSVKIDAVKARGGSWVEIILHGESYSDAFKYSEVLGKKRGLTFVHPFDDPDVIAGQGTIAHEIFTQYEKPIDAVFVAIGGGGLISGIGEYIKAVSPKTKVIGVQASDSDAMNQSLKANKRIEMKDVGLFSDGTAVKLVGKETFRICKKVVDEIITVDTDEICAAINDVFTDTRSILEPAGALAIAGMKKYVEKKRIKKKTLVAVACGANMNFSRLRFVAERADVGEFREAVFAVTIPEERGSLKRFCELLGKRNVTEFNYRIGNQSEAHIFVGISTQKSGDSEVIAKHFRKAKFATIDLTHDELAKSHLRHMVGGHSALANDELLYRFEFPERPGALMKFLTSMAPNWNISLFHYRNHGADYGRILVGLQVPKNEQKKFQNFLASLGYPHWDETNNPAYHLFLK; this is encoded by the coding sequence ATGGCAACGAACTATTTAAAGAAAATTTTATCGGCTCGCGTCTATGACGTAGCTAGAGAAACCGAGCTCCAAGTAGCTCCCGAACTTACCAGGCGATTGGGCAACCAGGTCTTACTGAAAAGGGAGGATAACCAGCCGGTTTTTTCCTTCAAATTGCGTGGCGCCTATAACAAAATGGCCCATTTACCCTTGGAAGCCCTAAAACGCGGGGTAATTGCTGCTTCTGCAGGCAATCATGCACAAGGGGTAGCCCTTTCTGCCGCCAAAATGAAGTGCAAAGCAGTCATCGTGATGCCGGTTACCACCCCTAGCGTCAAAATTGATGCGGTAAAGGCCCGTGGCGGCTCTTGGGTCGAAATTATTCTGCACGGCGAATCCTATAGCGACGCTTTTAAGTATTCAGAAGTTCTGGGTAAAAAACGCGGCCTCACCTTCGTTCACCCGTTTGATGATCCTGACGTCATTGCCGGGCAAGGAACCATTGCTCACGAAATTTTTACGCAATATGAAAAACCCATTGATGCAGTATTTGTGGCAATTGGTGGTGGCGGCTTAATTTCCGGAATTGGTGAATACATCAAAGCAGTGAGCCCAAAGACTAAAGTGATTGGCGTTCAAGCATCGGACTCTGATGCCATGAACCAATCTCTCAAAGCAAACAAGCGCATTGAAATGAAAGATGTCGGTTTATTCTCTGACGGCACTGCAGTAAAGCTAGTAGGCAAAGAAACCTTTCGCATTTGCAAAAAAGTGGTTGATGAAATCATCACCGTTGATACCGATGAAATCTGCGCAGCAATTAATGATGTGTTCACTGATACCCGTAGCATCCTTGAACCAGCAGGCGCACTAGCTATTGCAGGCATGAAGAAGTACGTCGAAAAGAAGCGTATTAAGAAGAAAACTTTAGTGGCTGTGGCTTGTGGAGCCAATATGAACTTTAGCCGCCTGCGCTTTGTAGCTGAACGTGCAGACGTTGGCGAGTTCCGTGAAGCGGTATTTGCTGTCACCATTCCTGAAGAGCGAGGATCACTCAAGCGCTTTTGTGAGTTACTTGGAAAACGCAACGTTACCGAATTTAATTATCGAATTGGCAACCAAAGTGAAGCACATATTTTTGTTGGTATTAGCACGCAAAAATCTGGTGATAGCGAAGTCATTGCCAAGCATTTCCGCAAAGCCAAATTTGCAACTATCGATCTGACGCATGATGAGTTAGCCAAGTCTCACTTACGCCACATGGTGGGTGGACATTCAGCACTCGCAAATGATGAGCTGTTGTACCGCTTTGAATTTCCAGAGCGCCCAGGTGCTTTGATGAAGTTCTTGACCAGCATGGCGCCCAATTGGAATATCAGCTTATTTCACTACCGCAATCATGGTGCAGACTATGGTCGCATTCTAGTAGGCCTACAAGTTCCTAAGAATGAGCAAAAGAAATTCCAAAACTTCTTGGCTAGTCTTGGCTATCCCCACTGGGATGAGACCAACAATCCTGCCTACCATCTCTTCCTTAAATAG
- the ssb gene encoding single-stranded DNA-binding protein produces the protein MASVNKVIIVGNVGRDPETRYMPSGDAVTNISVATSDRYKDKQTGEMKETTEWHRVAFFGKLAEIAGQYLKKGSQVYVEGRLRTRKWTDASGQEKYSTEIVAETMQMLGGKPVGGSGDGGESYARSKPAEQSAPSASNAASLGAMDDDIPF, from the coding sequence ATGGCTTCGGTAAATAAGGTCATCATCGTAGGTAACGTCGGACGTGATCCAGAAACGCGTTACATGCCAAGCGGCGACGCCGTTACAAATATTTCAGTAGCAACTTCAGACCGCTACAAAGACAAACAAACTGGCGAAATGAAAGAAACCACAGAATGGCACCGCGTTGCATTCTTTGGCAAGCTTGCAGAAATCGCTGGTCAGTACCTTAAAAAAGGTTCACAGGTTTATGTTGAAGGTCGTTTGCGCACCCGAAAATGGACTGACGCTAGTGGTCAAGAAAAATATTCCACTGAGATCGTTGCAGAAACTATGCAAATGCTTGGTGGTAAGCCAGTTGGCGGAAGTGGTGATGGTGGCGAAAGCTATGCGCGTTCAAAGCCGGCTGAGCAGTCTGCTCCATCTGCATCGAATGCTGCATCACTTGGTGCAATGGATGACGATATTCCGTTTTAA
- a CDS encoding MFS transporter, with the protein MNPSELRSTLALAGIFGLRMLGLFLLLPIFSIHAHGLPGGEHALWVGLTLGIFNIVQACFYIPLGRLSDRIGRKPVVLWGLSLFIAGALICAAKDDLLWIAIGRGVMGAGAVSAAISAWVADLTREQVRTRAMALVGGSIALSFALSLVIAAPIYRAISLSGIFVVLAVLGVIAMFVTYYVLPTSKPEVRVQQASLKEVFFRPELMRLNLGVFVLHATQVAMFLVVPRLLVQAGLPLSSHWEIYLPVVLLSFVFMAPAIIYGEKKQQLRTVLLVAIVLLLIAEMIFTQANSVMTIASALLVYFVGFNLLEALQPSLVSRFAKESKGTALGVYNTTQSIGLFSGAVIGGYLMDSHGDLSVFAMGAALLVCWLIIAWSMGEMPTRATESKDVATTT; encoded by the coding sequence ATGAATCCTTCTGAACTTCGCTCCACTCTCGCCTTAGCAGGCATTTTTGGCCTCCGTATGCTGGGTCTATTTTTGCTATTGCCCATCTTTAGCATCCACGCCCATGGCCTGCCTGGTGGCGAGCATGCACTTTGGGTGGGCTTGACCTTGGGCATCTTCAATATTGTGCAGGCCTGTTTTTACATTCCTTTAGGCCGTTTATCGGACCGAATTGGGCGTAAACCGGTTGTTTTGTGGGGTCTGTCCTTATTTATTGCTGGCGCCTTGATCTGTGCCGCCAAGGACGATTTGCTCTGGATTGCGATTGGGCGCGGGGTGATGGGTGCTGGAGCGGTCTCAGCGGCCATTTCTGCGTGGGTAGCCGATCTCACACGTGAACAGGTTCGTACTCGAGCGATGGCTTTGGTTGGTGGCAGTATTGCCCTTTCCTTTGCTCTGTCTTTGGTGATCGCTGCCCCCATATATCGCGCAATTAGCCTTAGTGGAATTTTCGTTGTTCTGGCGGTATTAGGCGTTATTGCCATGTTCGTAACGTATTACGTTTTACCCACGAGCAAACCTGAAGTAAGAGTTCAACAAGCTTCATTAAAGGAAGTTTTCTTCCGTCCTGAATTAATGCGCTTGAATCTTGGTGTCTTTGTATTGCATGCCACTCAAGTAGCGATGTTCTTAGTAGTACCTCGTTTGCTAGTTCAAGCAGGCTTACCGCTTTCTTCTCATTGGGAAATTTATCTTCCTGTAGTACTGCTCTCATTTGTCTTTATGGCTCCGGCAATAATTTACGGAGAAAAGAAACAGCAGTTAAGAACAGTGTTGTTAGTTGCGATTGTTTTACTGCTGATTGCTGAAATGATCTTTACACAAGCAAATTCGGTAATGACAATTGCAAGTGCACTACTCGTTTATTTTGTGGGCTTTAATTTACTAGAAGCTTTGCAGCCATCCTTGGTATCTCGATTTGCCAAAGAATCTAAAGGTACCGCTTTGGGTGTATACAACACTACCCAATCGATTGGCCTGTTCTCAGGTGCTGTTATTGGGGGTTATTTAATGGATAGCCATGGTGATTTATCGGTCTTTGCGATGGGCGCAGCCCTCCTAGTTTGCTGGCTTATAATTGCTTGGTCGATGGGCGAAATGCCAACGAGAGCAACAGAATCCAAGGATGTAGCCACGACGACATAG
- the uvrA gene encoding excinuclease ABC subunit UvrA produces the protein MNNEIKIRGARTHNLKNINLDIPREKLVVLTGLSGSGKSSLAFDTLYAEGQRRYVESLSAYARQFLQLMEKPDVDTIEGLSPAISIEQKATSHNPRSTVGTVTEIHDYLRLLFARAGTPHCPEHDLPLEAQSVSQMVDTVLSMPEDTKLMILAPVVSERKGEFVDLFQDLQAQGFVRFRVRSGGGTANAAKAEIFEVDQLPTLKKNDKHSIEVVVDRIKVRPDIQQRLAESFETSLRLADGKAMIVDMDTGKEMIFSSKFACPVCSYSLQELEPRLFSFNNPMGACPSCDGLGHQSFFDPKRIVAHPDLSLASGAIKGWDRRNQFYFKLLQTLAKHGGFDVEKPFETLNKKQQDLILLGSGDVTIPFEYINERGKNSIREHAFEGIVANFERRYRETDSMTVREELSRYQNVQTCPECKGSRLRKEARFVKVGDKKQSRAIYEISALPLKEAKEYFETLELKGAKREIADKIVKEIGARLRFLNDVGLDYLSLERSADTLSGGEAQRIRLASQIGSGLTGVMYVLDEPSIGLHQRDNDRLIGTLKHLRDLGNSVLVVEHDEDMIRASDWVIDIGPGAGIHGGEVVAQGTPAEVEANLNSLTGAYLAGREAIAVPEKRIPVSDRFLEIIGARGNNLQSVHAKIPVGLLTCVTGVSGSGKSTLINDTLHHAVAQHLYGSNAEPAAHDAIKGLEHFDKVISVDQSPIGRTPRSNPATYTGLFTPIRELFAGVPASRERGYEAGRFSFNVKGGRCDSCEGDGVIKVEMHFLPDVYVPCDVCHGKRYNRETLDIRYKGKNIHEVLSMTIEQAFEFFEAVPVVKRKLKTLLDVGLGYVKLGQSATTLSGGEAQRVKLSLELSKRDTGRTLYILDEPTTGLHFHDIQLLLTVIQTLKKQGNTIVIIEHNLDVIKTADWIIDLGPKGGAGGGQIIATGTPEDVAKNELSFTGHYLAPLLTRKIVSSKKKK, from the coding sequence ATGAATAACGAAATCAAGATCCGCGGTGCCCGCACCCACAACCTCAAAAACATCAATCTAGACATCCCTAGAGAGAAACTGGTCGTCCTTACTGGCCTCTCTGGTTCGGGCAAGAGCTCACTGGCTTTTGACACCCTTTATGCCGAGGGTCAACGCCGCTACGTTGAATCCCTCTCAGCTTATGCTCGTCAGTTTTTACAACTCATGGAAAAACCAGACGTCGATACGATTGAAGGTCTTTCGCCTGCGATTTCAATTGAGCAAAAAGCAACAAGCCACAACCCTCGCTCAACCGTTGGTACCGTCACTGAAATTCATGATTACTTGCGCTTACTCTTTGCACGTGCAGGAACACCCCACTGCCCAGAACATGACCTTCCTTTAGAGGCACAAAGTGTCTCGCAAATGGTTGATACCGTATTGTCAATGCCAGAAGACACTAAGCTCATGATTCTTGCGCCCGTAGTCAGTGAGCGCAAAGGTGAGTTTGTTGACCTCTTTCAAGATTTACAAGCACAAGGCTTTGTTCGTTTTCGCGTTCGCTCAGGTGGTGGTACAGCCAACGCTGCTAAAGCAGAGATTTTTGAAGTTGATCAATTACCTACGCTAAAGAAAAATGACAAACACTCAATCGAAGTAGTGGTTGATCGAATTAAAGTTCGTCCAGATATTCAACAACGTTTAGCGGAATCTTTCGAAACCTCCTTACGCTTAGCGGATGGCAAGGCAATGATTGTGGATATGGACACTGGCAAAGAGATGATTTTCTCTAGTAAATTTGCCTGTCCAGTTTGCTCTTATTCCTTACAAGAATTAGAGCCTCGCTTATTCTCATTTAATAACCCGATGGGCGCCTGCCCTTCCTGCGACGGCCTAGGTCACCAGTCCTTCTTTGATCCTAAGCGAATCGTAGCTCACCCCGATTTATCACTAGCTTCTGGCGCTATCAAAGGCTGGGATCGCCGTAATCAGTTCTACTTCAAACTCCTTCAAACTCTTGCAAAGCATGGTGGGTTTGACGTTGAGAAACCGTTTGAGACATTAAATAAGAAACAGCAAGATTTGATTTTGCTTGGCTCTGGTGATGTCACCATTCCATTTGAATATATCAATGAGCGTGGCAAAAATAGTATTCGCGAACATGCCTTTGAAGGTATTGTTGCCAACTTTGAGAGACGCTACCGCGAAACCGATTCCATGACGGTTCGCGAAGAACTCTCTCGCTATCAAAATGTGCAAACTTGCCCAGAATGTAAAGGCAGTCGTTTACGCAAAGAAGCACGTTTTGTCAAAGTGGGTGATAAAAAACAATCACGCGCTATTTATGAAATTAGCGCTCTTCCACTGAAAGAAGCTAAAGAATATTTTGAAACCCTTGAGCTCAAGGGTGCCAAACGAGAAATCGCCGACAAGATTGTGAAAGAAATCGGTGCTCGCCTACGCTTTTTAAATGATGTCGGCCTCGATTACCTGTCTTTAGAGCGAAGCGCTGATACCCTTTCTGGTGGCGAAGCTCAGCGTATTCGACTAGCATCCCAAATTGGCTCTGGCCTAACGGGTGTGATGTATGTTTTAGATGAACCCTCTATTGGATTACATCAACGCGACAATGATCGCCTCATTGGCACCCTCAAACATTTACGAGATCTTGGTAATAGCGTTCTCGTAGTTGAGCATGATGAAGATATGATTCGCGCCTCTGATTGGGTAATTGACATTGGCCCTGGTGCCGGCATTCATGGTGGTGAGGTCGTTGCTCAAGGTACGCCGGCAGAAGTAGAAGCAAACTTGAATTCCTTAACCGGTGCTTACCTGGCTGGCCGTGAGGCAATTGCCGTTCCAGAAAAACGGATTCCAGTAAGCGATCGTTTCTTAGAAATTATTGGCGCACGTGGGAATAATTTGCAATCTGTTCATGCAAAGATTCCAGTAGGTTTATTAACTTGCGTGACTGGCGTATCGGGCTCTGGTAAATCCACACTCATTAATGACACCTTGCATCATGCAGTTGCTCAACATTTATATGGCTCCAATGCAGAGCCAGCAGCTCATGATGCGATCAAAGGCCTAGAGCATTTTGATAAAGTCATTAGCGTTGATCAGTCACCTATTGGTAGGACACCTCGTTCTAATCCGGCCACCTATACGGGCCTGTTTACTCCAATCAGAGAACTCTTTGCTGGCGTTCCCGCATCACGTGAGCGCGGCTACGAAGCCGGGCGCTTCTCCTTTAACGTAAAGGGTGGGCGCTGTGATTCATGTGAAGGCGATGGCGTAATTAAGGTAGAAATGCACTTCTTGCCGGATGTGTATGTGCCTTGCGATGTATGTCATGGCAAACGTTATAACCGTGAAACTCTGGATATACGCTACAAAGGCAAAAATATCCACGAAGTACTTTCCATGACCATTGAGCAAGCCTTTGAATTCTTCGAAGCGGTGCCGGTCGTTAAACGCAAACTGAAAACACTATTAGATGTCGGCTTAGGTTATGTAAAGCTGGGACAAAGTGCTACCACTCTATCGGGTGGTGAAGCGCAACGCGTCAAGCTATCGCTAGAACTTTCTAAGCGCGATACAGGGCGCACTCTTTACATCTTGGATGAACCTACAACGGGCCTACATTTCCACGATATCCAACTCTTGTTGACTGTTATTCAAACACTCAAAAAGCAAGGTAACACGATAGTCATCATTGAGCACAATCTAGATGTGATCAAAACGGCTGATTGGATTATTGATCTTGGGCCCAAGGGTGGTGCTGGTGGCGGACAAATTATTGCAACCGGAACCCCTGAAGATGTTGCAAAAAATGAACTCAGTTTCACTGGTCATTATTTAGCACCTTTATTGACTCGAAAGATCGTGAGCAGCAAAAAGAAAAAATAA
- a CDS encoding 5'-nucleotidase — translation MSYTLTGKLVVAISSRALFDFEEENRIFESTDDSAYMKLQLERLGIAAQKGVAFPLVKKLLAFNEEGEQRVEVVILSRNDPVSGLRVFRSAEHHGLHLERGVFTRGRPPYHYLRSLHANLFLSANEDDVRATIDAGFPAARVFPESSKTAESHPNEIRIAFDGDAVLFSDEAEQVFQKKGLEAFVDHESKKVDIPLPPGPFKPLLEALHRLQRSTSENGMRIRTALVTARSAPAHERAIRTLMAWGIDVDEAMFLGGLSKSEFLREYEPDFFFDDQTGHCQSAASVAPTGHVVSGVSNRPKKSVK, via the coding sequence ATGTCATACACACTCACCGGAAAACTCGTAGTTGCGATCTCCTCGCGCGCCCTGTTTGATTTTGAAGAAGAAAACCGCATTTTTGAATCAACCGATGACAGTGCGTATATGAAATTACAGCTTGAGCGTCTTGGTATCGCAGCTCAAAAGGGAGTTGCCTTTCCGTTAGTCAAAAAACTATTAGCCTTTAACGAGGAAGGTGAACAGCGAGTAGAGGTCGTTATCCTCTCCCGCAATGATCCAGTGAGTGGCTTAAGAGTGTTCCGCTCAGCTGAGCATCATGGCTTACATTTAGAGCGAGGTGTTTTCACTAGAGGGCGTCCACCGTATCACTATCTTCGCTCCTTACATGCCAATCTTTTCTTGTCTGCCAATGAAGATGATGTCCGAGCCACGATTGATGCAGGCTTTCCAGCAGCCCGTGTGTTTCCAGAATCAAGCAAAACCGCTGAGTCTCATCCAAATGAAATTCGCATTGCTTTTGACGGAGATGCGGTGCTCTTTTCGGATGAAGCTGAACAAGTGTTTCAGAAAAAAGGTTTAGAGGCATTTGTCGACCATGAAAGCAAAAAGGTCGACATCCCACTTCCGCCTGGACCCTTCAAGCCCTTGCTAGAAGCACTGCACAGGCTACAGCGGTCTACTAGTGAAAATGGTATGCGTATTCGTACCGCATTAGTAACGGCTCGCTCTGCACCCGCACATGAACGTGCAATTCGTACTCTCATGGCTTGGGGTATTGATGTTGATGAAGCGATGTTCTTGGGCGGCCTGTCGAAAAGCGAATTTCTGCGAGAATACGAACCTGATTTCTTCTTTGATGATCAAACGGGTCACTGTCAATCAGCAGCTTCGGTAGCACCCACAGGCCATGTAGTATCCGGCGTTTCTAATAGACCTAAAAAGTCAGTCAAATAA
- a CDS encoding monovalent cation:proton antiporter family protein produces MPSVLQLTLILLASGVAGVVIFRYFGLPPILGYLAIGVLIGPNALGLASDSATVKYLAEFGVVFLMFSIGLEFNLNKLRAMRTIVFGLGGSQVILTMLLAVPASLLMNWIYPISWQAAIALGGALAMSSTAIVTKLISDRSELESEHGRNVVGILLFQDLAVVFLLILLPSLGKNPKDLFVALTTASIKITVALTLIFFIGQTLMSRWFRLVAKLRSQELFMLNLLLIVLGMAALTEHFGLSLALGAFLAGMLISETPYRHQVEEDIKPFRDVLLGLFFVTIGMLLDFNVILEQWMLVLVLLIAPLFFKFGLIALLSRAFGSSPGISIRTGLCLAQAGEFGFVLLTQIDGLDLIDPTLSQAVLAAMLLSMFCAPFLVEYSDRIAMRFSSNEWLLQSLALTRVAAKSVRNENHVIICGFGRSGQSLARMLDQEKIPYIALDLDPDRVKEAAAAGDNVVYGDASRENYLIAAGLSRAKTVVITYADTVASLRVLHQVEHLRPGMTVLVRTRDDADIAKLQAAGATEVVPELIEGSLMIASHVLLIMGVPMRKVVRRITSAREERYSLLRGYFRGVGDDVLGTNESWRLHSITLLPQSQAVGKTLSELHLENEGVSVQAVRRKGRNADYVKLALTPELILEANDILVISGNSEATDMAEAKLL; encoded by the coding sequence ATGCCGTCAGTCCTTCAATTAACTCTCATTCTCTTGGCCTCAGGTGTGGCCGGAGTGGTTATTTTCCGCTATTTTGGCTTACCCCCCATTTTGGGCTATTTGGCCATTGGAGTACTCATAGGGCCTAATGCCCTTGGCTTGGCGAGTGATTCTGCCACCGTCAAGTATCTGGCTGAGTTTGGAGTGGTTTTCTTGATGTTTTCCATTGGTCTGGAATTTAACCTAAACAAGCTGCGGGCCATGCGCACCATCGTATTTGGGCTTGGCGGCAGCCAAGTGATCTTAACCATGCTATTGGCTGTTCCAGCAAGTCTGCTGATGAACTGGATTTACCCGATTTCTTGGCAAGCAGCGATTGCACTTGGTGGTGCTTTAGCCATGTCATCTACTGCCATTGTGACGAAGCTCATTTCTGATCGCTCCGAATTGGAGTCTGAACACGGTCGCAATGTAGTCGGTATTTTGCTGTTCCAGGATTTGGCAGTGGTCTTCTTATTGATTTTGCTCCCCTCATTAGGAAAGAATCCTAAAGACCTATTCGTTGCTTTGACTACAGCCTCTATCAAAATTACCGTTGCATTGACATTGATTTTCTTTATTGGCCAAACTCTCATGAGCCGCTGGTTTAGATTGGTTGCCAAACTGCGCTCACAAGAGCTGTTTATGTTGAACCTTTTATTAATTGTTCTTGGTATGGCAGCCTTAACGGAGCACTTTGGATTGTCTCTTGCTCTAGGCGCATTTCTAGCGGGCATGTTGATTTCTGAGACGCCTTATCGACATCAAGTGGAAGAAGACATCAAGCCGTTCCGCGATGTTCTGTTAGGGCTTTTCTTTGTCACGATTGGCATGCTGCTGGACTTCAACGTCATTCTTGAGCAGTGGATGCTGGTCTTGGTGCTCTTAATTGCCCCATTATTTTTCAAGTTTGGCTTGATTGCTTTGCTCTCTAGAGCATTTGGCTCAAGTCCTGGCATCTCCATTAGAACAGGCCTGTGTCTTGCTCAAGCGGGCGAATTTGGTTTCGTATTGCTGACTCAAATCGACGGCTTGGATTTGATTGATCCTACTTTGAGTCAAGCCGTTCTTGCGGCCATGTTGCTCTCGATGTTTTGCGCCCCATTTTTGGTTGAATACAGCGATCGAATTGCGATGCGCTTTTCCAGCAATGAATGGCTACTGCAATCCCTTGCGCTTACGCGCGTAGCAGCAAAAAGCGTGCGTAATGAAAACCACGTGATTATTTGTGGTTTTGGTCGCTCTGGTCAGAGTTTGGCGCGGATGTTGGATCAGGAAAAAATTCCGTACATTGCATTGGATTTAGATCCGGATCGCGTTAAAGAAGCTGCGGCAGCTGGAGACAATGTCGTCTATGGGGATGCCAGTCGTGAGAACTACTTAATTGCTGCTGGACTTTCTAGAGCGAAAACCGTTGTGATTACCTATGCAGATACTGTTGCTAGCTTACGAGTATTGCATCAGGTAGAACACCTGCGTCCTGGTATGACTGTCTTGGTTCGCACACGAGATGATGCTGATATTGCTAAGTTGCAGGCTGCTGGAGCTACTGAAGTAGTGCCGGAGTTAATTGAAGGCAGCCTCATGATTGCCTCCCATGTTCTTTTGATCATGGGTGTACCGATGCGGAAAGTGGTACGACGCATTACCTCTGCACGTGAAGAGCGATATAGCTTGTTGAGAGGTTACTTTAGGGGTGTAGGTGATGATGTTTTAGGAACGAATGAATCTTGGCGCTTACATTCGATTACCTTATTGCCTCAATCTCAAGCAGTTGGAAAAACGCTGAGCGAACTTCATTTAGAAAATGAAGGCGTTAGTGTTCAGGCAGTTCGTCGCAAAGGGCGTAATGCAGACTATGTAAAGCTAGCTTTAACGCCAGAATTAATCCTAGAGGCCAATGATATTTTGGTGATCTCAGGTAATTCAGAGGCAACCGATATGGCTGAGGCTAAATTACTCTGA